Proteins found in one uncultured Fretibacterium sp. genomic segment:
- a CDS encoding LysR family transcriptional regulator, producing MLYERLKTFRAVYDNMSVNKAAELLHLTQSAVSQQMSVLEELYRVKLFVRKGRSIQFTPEGKALYEWTGGIVSSMEEIPKRLRALKNLQYGDGKLVVGTTENAGMVLSRHLEKFSRVFPGIRIKVRIGSEIALKQELLANEFDFIAVDEIFEGTRDTGFPARTLMGGLSGFSLILPTWHLWARRSLVSPQDLSDEVFLMHAQAPSLRSYVEQYFLLNRVAPRDIIEAGSTDMIKLMVANGMGVSIVGDIALSNRCRPAGIKVLALRGLEELKRHVWLLYPPNKEIGYTAWAFLRLMEPDGTDVAVEIG from the coding sequence ATGCTTTACGAAAGGTTGAAAACATTTCGTGCCGTCTATGACAACATGTCCGTTAACAAGGCTGCGGAACTCCTCCATCTGACGCAGTCTGCCGTCAGTCAGCAGATGTCGGTTCTGGAAGAGCTTTATCGGGTGAAACTGTTTGTCCGAAAGGGCCGGAGCATTCAATTTACCCCCGAGGGTAAAGCATTGTACGAGTGGACAGGGGGTATCGTCTCGTCGATGGAGGAAATTCCCAAGCGCCTGCGTGCCTTGAAAAATTTACAATATGGAGACGGCAAACTGGTTGTTGGAACGACTGAAAATGCAGGTATGGTCCTCTCGAGACATTTGGAGAAATTTAGTCGTGTTTTTCCGGGGATACGCATAAAGGTAAGAATAGGAAGTGAAATAGCGTTGAAGCAGGAGTTGCTGGCCAACGAGTTTGACTTTATCGCTGTCGATGAAATTTTTGAGGGAACTCGTGATACGGGTTTTCCTGCCAGAACCTTGATGGGGGGATTGAGCGGTTTTTCCTTGATCCTCCCCACCTGGCATTTATGGGCACGCCGTTCTTTGGTCTCACCCCAAGATCTTTCCGATGAGGTGTTCTTGATGCACGCACAGGCCCCCTCTCTGCGCTCTTATGTAGAACAATACTTCCTTCTGAACAGAGTTGCCCCGAGAGATATCATTGAAGCAGGCAGTACCGATATGATCAAATTGATGGTGGCCAACGGCATGGGGGTGTCCATCGTCGGGGATATAGCCCTGAGCAATCGGTGCCGTCCGGCTGGAATTAAGGTCTTGGCCCTTAGAGGTCTGGAGGAACTTAAGCGCCACGTTTGGCTCCTTTATCCTCCCAACAAGGAGATTGGTTATACAGCTTGGGCGTTCCTGCGATTGATGGAGCCGGATGGCACCGATGTTGCTGTGGAAATTGGATGA
- a CDS encoding YgeY family selenium metabolism-linked hydrolase: MVNPEHYNTLFSLAQDLIRIPSPPGQERDVAEYLQRTMGEMGFTEVQSDKYGNVIGRISFSNDGPVLLFEGHMDHVRVPHPEYWIHYPYGGEMFRGCLWGRGTTDNKGALAAMISAASFLSRSRTHGLRGSLYVGASVLQEPLESVAASGIAELCHPDFVVVGEASGNAVMRGQRGRAEIVLETKGQSVHCAFPHEGINAIRKMLRVASLIEKELFLPEEPVLGKGSMELTSIESSPQQDFNIVPNFCTAYFDRRLLLSETRDGVLADIQEILEEEALRDDAFRASVRYSTKEQLCYTGKLLRSEVFYPAWLLEENHPFVRRVCDGLHSMGLPCTLDIYPYSTNASYYAGVAGIPTVGFGPAQMSILHLDDEYIELDDLVRICNGYVGIAHSVLAT; encoded by the coding sequence ATGGTAAATCCAGAACATTACAATACACTGTTCTCCTTGGCTCAGGATCTGATTCGAATTCCCAGCCCTCCGGGGCAAGAACGCGATGTGGCCGAATACCTCCAGCGAACCATGGGCGAGATGGGATTCACGGAAGTACAAAGCGATAAGTATGGAAACGTCATAGGAAGGATCTCTTTTTCAAATGACGGGCCGGTCCTTCTTTTCGAGGGACATATGGACCACGTTCGTGTGCCGCACCCGGAATATTGGATTCACTATCCCTATGGGGGAGAGATGTTCAGAGGGTGCCTTTGGGGAAGGGGAACTACCGACAATAAAGGAGCCCTCGCTGCAATGATCAGCGCGGCCTCGTTCCTCTCGCGATCCAGAACTCACGGCCTGAGAGGGAGTCTTTATGTGGGAGCCTCCGTCCTGCAGGAGCCCCTGGAAAGCGTCGCTGCCTCAGGTATTGCCGAGTTATGCCATCCCGATTTTGTCGTCGTGGGGGAGGCATCGGGCAATGCCGTCATGCGAGGGCAGCGGGGCAGGGCGGAAATCGTTTTGGAGACGAAAGGACAGTCCGTCCACTGCGCTTTTCCCCATGAAGGCATCAATGCGATACGCAAAATGCTGCGTGTCGCCTCCTTAATCGAGAAGGAGCTCTTCCTCCCGGAGGAGCCGGTCTTGGGCAAGGGCAGCATGGAGCTGACCTCCATCGAGTCCTCACCGCAACAAGATTTCAACATCGTCCCCAATTTCTGTACCGCTTATTTCGATAGGCGTTTACTGCTCAGTGAAACGCGGGACGGAGTGCTGGCCGACATCCAGGAGATCCTCGAAGAAGAGGCTCTACGGGACGATGCTTTTCGAGCAAGTGTTCGTTACAGCACGAAGGAACAATTATGTTATACGGGAAAATTGCTGCGCTCCGAGGTATTTTACCCTGCATGGCTCTTGGAGGAAAATCATCCCTTCGTTCGAAGGGTATGTGACGGACTGCACTCCATGGGGCTGCCCTGCACGCTGGATATTTATCCCTATTCTACCAACGCCAGTTATTATGCTGGAGTTGCGGGTATCCCGACCGTAGGTTTCGGTCCCGCACAAATGTCCATATTGCATTTGGACGACGAGTATATTGAGCTCGATGACCTCGTTCGTATCTGTAACGGCTATGTGGGGATCGCACATTCCGTGCTTGCCACCTGA
- a CDS encoding sodium-dependent transporter, which yields MREKKLGYSSQMALVVSLIAGSVGTGNIWRFPRVVAMNGGGAFILAWLVMLFLVCVPIMIGEHVIGRAARHGTPGAFRDFIGKRYTWLGTVVAVTMAGVAAYYSSVIAWVFYYLGLSLTKGYYGVDKLSLFHSVSNGNIVTVILFVIVLLISAWIAYKGVSGIEKANKLFIPVLFGCLVASAIHSAFLPGAVKGMNYLFSFEARELLNYKIWLEALTQAVWSAGPGWGLCITLAVFSKANSDVALTSTIQGLGDASASVIAGLAVIPAVFALSPSTTEALKICGAGNNGLTFISMTSLFEQMPGGYIVSILFFISLLFAALSSNVCHFMIVSLPFVDSGISKKRAVTLLFFILLILGLPSAWNSNFLTNQDWVYGQMMLIGALFSCFALAKFGVRKIRTLFLNTPYTGMHVSIIWELSVKFIAPLIVLIMFSWWSVQSIGWVKDWWNPLAVDSLGTFIAQGFCILIVCKLLNNKVADSVKEKYFNGETFPEIPDNEFSA from the coding sequence ATGAGAGAAAAGAAATTGGGCTACTCTTCTCAAATGGCTTTGGTGGTCTCCCTGATTGCAGGTTCCGTCGGCACAGGAAATATCTGGCGATTTCCACGAGTCGTCGCGATGAATGGCGGAGGAGCCTTTATTCTCGCATGGTTGGTCATGCTCTTTCTGGTATGCGTACCCATTATGATCGGAGAACATGTTATCGGCAGGGCCGCCCGGCATGGAACGCCCGGGGCATTCAGAGACTTCATAGGCAAACGCTACACATGGCTTGGAACCGTCGTCGCCGTAACTATGGCTGGCGTAGCCGCTTATTATTCTTCCGTAATTGCCTGGGTGTTCTATTATTTAGGATTGTCGTTGACCAAAGGATATTATGGGGTCGATAAACTATCGTTGTTCCACTCCGTTTCCAACGGCAACATCGTCACGGTAATCCTGTTCGTTATTGTTCTGCTCATCTCAGCTTGGATTGCCTATAAAGGGGTATCCGGAATTGAAAAGGCCAATAAGCTATTTATACCGGTTCTGTTTGGCTGTCTTGTTGCATCCGCAATTCACAGCGCTTTCTTGCCCGGGGCGGTCAAAGGGATGAATTATTTGTTTTCATTCGAAGCGCGGGAGCTGCTCAATTACAAAATCTGGCTTGAAGCATTGACTCAAGCCGTCTGGTCTGCCGGTCCAGGCTGGGGGTTATGCATCACTCTTGCCGTATTTTCAAAGGCCAACTCAGATGTAGCTTTAACCTCGACGATACAAGGCCTGGGGGATGCCTCCGCATCCGTTATCGCCGGATTGGCCGTAATCCCGGCAGTTTTCGCTCTGAGTCCCAGTACAACGGAAGCACTGAAAATTTGTGGTGCGGGGAACAACGGGTTGACATTCATCTCCATGACATCTCTTTTCGAGCAGATGCCGGGAGGTTATATCGTCTCCATTCTATTCTTCATCAGCCTTCTTTTTGCAGCTTTGTCCTCCAATGTCTGTCATTTCATGATCGTATCGCTTCCATTCGTAGATTCCGGGATCAGTAAAAAACGGGCTGTGACCCTTCTATTCTTCATTCTGCTTATTCTAGGGCTTCCGTCAGCTTGGAACTCCAATTTTTTAACCAACCAAGATTGGGTCTACGGTCAAATGATGCTGATTGGGGCTCTTTTTTCATGCTTCGCCCTGGCCAAATTTGGAGTACGGAAGATTCGCACGCTCTTTTTAAACACGCCCTATACGGGAATGCACGTAAGCATCATCTGGGAACTTTCCGTCAAATTTATCGCTCCACTTATCGTGCTCATCATGTTCTCCTGGTGGAGCGTCCAATCCATAGGCTGGGTCAAGGACTGGTGGAATCCCTTGGCCGTAGATAGTTTAGGGACATTCATCGCCCAGGGCTTCTGTATTTTGATCGTCTGCAAGCTGCTCAACAACAAGGTCGCCGATTCCGTAAAAGAAAAATATTTTAATGGAGAAACTTTCCCCGAGATACCCGACAACGAATTCAGCGCATGA
- a CDS encoding Xaa-Pro peptidase family protein codes for MELLDFSKDEIQKRIDLCRERMKESGFSGMLLSAESNLNYYADYKTHAPWTTFTRPSFLFMPENGSPLLYVQTFVEPEARTAAKCCQVKGFQSLLGPTAKDLHSIMEELGMENGNIGIESGFEQRIGFQLNLYESLKDLLPNVNFLDASALIWNQRMIKSEAEIECHRRACQATSYTHDHLFSMVHGGMTEIEISRLAQKLMLDGGAHYPGFVIITSGTGNYGRISKTASNRTLEEGDFLWLDLGARYNNYWSDFCRAGVVGKREPHLADLQKKIHEITLSAAETIKPDVPVADVARACKNALEKAGFQASFECGRMGHGMGLMSTEPPSITIFDQTILKEGMIINLEPGVVNDSGVFDVEENFVVTKTGCECLSGGTRALHWIPLK; via the coding sequence ATGGAGCTGCTGGATTTTTCCAAGGATGAAATTCAAAAACGGATTGATTTATGTCGCGAGCGAATGAAGGAGTCCGGTTTCTCCGGGATGCTTCTCTCTGCCGAGAGCAACTTGAATTATTACGCCGATTACAAAACTCACGCTCCTTGGACCACCTTTACGCGGCCCAGCTTTCTCTTTATGCCGGAAAACGGAAGTCCTTTGCTTTACGTTCAAACTTTCGTTGAACCCGAAGCCCGGACAGCTGCGAAATGCTGCCAAGTAAAAGGTTTCCAGAGCCTGCTTGGTCCTACGGCAAAGGATCTGCACTCCATTATGGAAGAGCTCGGGATGGAGAACGGAAATATCGGAATAGAATCGGGCTTCGAACAAAGGATAGGATTCCAGCTGAACCTCTACGAAAGCCTCAAAGATCTTTTGCCAAACGTGAATTTTTTGGACGCCTCCGCTTTGATCTGGAACCAGCGAATGATCAAATCAGAGGCTGAGATAGAATGCCACCGCAGAGCCTGTCAGGCGACCAGTTATACGCACGATCATCTTTTTTCCATGGTGCATGGAGGCATGACGGAAATTGAAATCTCGCGTTTAGCCCAAAAGCTGATGCTCGATGGAGGCGCCCACTATCCCGGATTCGTTATCATCACTTCCGGAACAGGCAACTATGGCCGAATCAGTAAAACCGCCTCAAATCGGACACTGGAGGAGGGGGACTTTTTATGGCTGGACCTCGGAGCCCGCTATAACAATTATTGGTCCGACTTTTGCAGGGCAGGTGTCGTAGGGAAGAGAGAGCCTCATCTCGCTGACCTCCAAAAAAAGATTCACGAGATAACTTTATCGGCGGCCGAGACCATTAAACCGGATGTTCCGGTCGCCGACGTCGCCAGAGCCTGCAAAAACGCCCTTGAAAAAGCAGGATTCCAGGCATCCTTCGAATGCGGCAGGATGGGACATGGCATGGGTTTAATGAGTACGGAGCCCCCTTCCATCACTATTTTCGATCAGACGATTCTAAAAGAAGGAATGATTATCAACCTGGAACCGGGTGTAGTCAATGACTCCGGGGTATTTGACGTGGAGGAGAATTTCGTAGTCACAAAGACCGGCTGCGAATGCTTGTCCGGAGGAACACGTGCGTTGCATTGGATTCCGTTGAAATGA
- a CDS encoding ABC transporter permease, with product MFAQRLRALTKKEALQIVRDPSSIVIAFILPLTLLFLFGYGLSLDAREIRLGIALEDGGQPARDLARRFAGNPYFKPGLAASRQDLLPGLVTGELKSVLIVPQGTSAALYSGQSPGQNPGRKATLQLLTDGSYPNSGALAENYTLAAILQWGGELSRASLPIAVEPHFRYNDGLESRYSLIPGIMAVIMALIGTMLTALVVAREWERGTMEALFSTPVSALELLLGKLIPYYLLAIFSTFFSLALAVSLFGVPFRGSLPALFVVASLFMMSALGHGLIISTLSKNQYVASFAALLSAFLPVVLLSGFIFELNSMPFLQRAIAAVLPARYLVTCLQTLFLAGDVWPLLIPNMARLGLLGLFFLALTLRYTKKVLA from the coding sequence ATGTTCGCCCAAAGGCTCCGGGCCCTGACGAAAAAAGAGGCGCTTCAGATCGTGCGGGACCCCAGCAGCATCGTCATCGCTTTCATACTGCCGCTCACCCTGCTCTTCCTCTTCGGCTATGGCCTGTCCCTCGATGCCCGCGAGATCCGCCTTGGGATCGCGCTGGAGGACGGCGGACAACCGGCGCGGGACCTGGCCCGGCGGTTCGCCGGAAACCCCTACTTCAAGCCCGGCCTCGCCGCCTCGCGCCAGGATCTCCTGCCCGGGCTGGTCACGGGGGAGCTCAAGAGCGTCCTGATCGTCCCGCAGGGCACCTCCGCCGCCCTTTATTCGGGCCAAAGCCCAGGCCAAAATCCGGGCCGGAAGGCCACTCTCCAGCTGCTCACGGACGGGAGCTACCCCAACTCCGGCGCCCTGGCGGAGAACTACACGCTGGCCGCGATCCTTCAGTGGGGAGGGGAGCTGTCCCGCGCGTCGCTGCCCATCGCCGTGGAGCCCCATTTCCGCTACAACGACGGGCTGGAGAGCCGGTACTCGCTCATCCCGGGCATCATGGCCGTCATCATGGCCCTGATCGGGACGATGCTCACGGCCCTGGTCGTGGCGCGCGAGTGGGAGCGCGGGACCATGGAGGCGCTCTTCTCCACGCCCGTCAGCGCACTGGAGCTCCTGCTGGGCAAGCTGATCCCGTACTACCTCCTGGCTATTTTCTCCACGTTCTTCAGCCTGGCCCTGGCCGTGTCGCTCTTCGGCGTCCCGTTCCGCGGCTCCCTGCCGGCCCTCTTCGTCGTGGCGTCGCTCTTCATGATGTCGGCGCTCGGGCACGGCCTGATCATCTCGACGCTCTCCAAAAACCAGTACGTCGCCTCCTTCGCCGCGCTGCTCTCCGCCTTCCTGCCCGTCGTGCTCCTGTCCGGCTTCATCTTCGAGCTGAACTCCATGCCGTTCCTCCAGAGGGCGATCGCCGCCGTCCTGCCGGCGCGGTACCTGGTGACCTGCCTCCAGACGCTCTTCCTGGCGGGCGACGTCTGGCCGCTCCTGATCCCCAACATGGCCAGGCTGGGGCTGCTCGGGCTGTTCTTCCTGGCCCTGACGCTCCGATACACCAAAAAGGTGCTGGCCTGA
- a CDS encoding ABC transporter permease: MFGRIRSLVVKELYAVLLDPKTRFQVFVGPFIMLFLFSFAITMEVRNAPLAVLNQDNGDLGRRLEAAFTASPAFTHAFSLSSVLEVEPAIAEQRALMVLRIPEGFSASLMRGEPASVQVILDGRKANAVQIAYGYAVSITSGFARGLRKTLTGADALLSVESRQLFNPNHDYLWFTLPVLLVVLTQMLSLLVSGMSVARERELGTFEQLLVSPLSPLEIVAGKALPAAAIALGIGIAIHILARTVFGVPCLGSLGLLTLSFLLFILACTGVGLFISSLCSTQQQAFLGVFTCMVPFVLLSGFATPIENMPHALQTLTLLNPARHIIVIALGVYLKDVPLREVTVQLLWLCGIAATTLGAAGWFFKRRIQ, translated from the coding sequence ATGTTTGGGCGCATTCGTTCCCTGGTCGTCAAGGAGCTCTACGCCGTCCTGCTGGACCCGAAGACGCGCTTCCAGGTGTTCGTCGGGCCGTTCATCATGCTCTTTCTCTTCAGCTTCGCCATCACCATGGAGGTAAGGAACGCCCCCTTGGCGGTCCTGAACCAGGACAACGGAGACCTGGGACGCAGGCTCGAGGCGGCCTTCACCGCGAGCCCTGCCTTCACGCACGCCTTCAGCCTGTCGAGCGTCCTGGAGGTCGAGCCGGCCATCGCCGAGCAGAGGGCGCTGATGGTCCTGCGCATCCCCGAGGGCTTCTCGGCGTCCCTGATGCGCGGCGAGCCGGCCTCCGTGCAGGTCATTCTGGACGGGCGGAAGGCCAACGCGGTCCAGATCGCCTACGGCTACGCCGTCTCCATCACGAGCGGCTTTGCCCGCGGGCTCAGGAAGACCCTCACCGGGGCCGACGCGCTCCTGTCCGTGGAGTCGCGCCAGCTCTTCAACCCAAATCATGACTACCTATGGTTCACCCTGCCGGTGCTGCTGGTGGTGCTGACTCAGATGCTGTCCCTTCTCGTCTCGGGCATGAGCGTCGCGCGCGAACGGGAGCTCGGGACGTTCGAGCAGCTTCTCGTCTCACCGCTCTCGCCCCTGGAGATCGTGGCCGGAAAGGCGCTGCCGGCCGCCGCGATCGCCCTCGGAATCGGAATTGCCATCCACATCCTGGCCCGCACGGTCTTCGGTGTGCCCTGCCTGGGAAGCCTGGGGCTGCTGACCCTCAGCTTCCTGCTCTTCATCCTGGCCTGCACGGGGGTGGGGCTCTTCATCTCCTCGCTCTGCAGCACGCAGCAGCAGGCGTTCCTGGGGGTGTTCACCTGCATGGTGCCCTTCGTCCTGCTCTCGGGGTTCGCCACGCCGATCGAAAACATGCCGCACGCCCTGCAGACCCTGACCCTGCTCAACCCCGCCCGTCACATCATCGTCATCGCCCTCGGCGTCTACCTCAAGGACGTTCCCCTGCGCGAGGTCACCGTGCAGCTCCTCTGGCTTTGCGGGATCGCGGCAACGACGCTCGGCGCCGCCGGATGGTTCTTCAAGCGCAGGATACAGTGA
- a CDS encoding HlyD family efflux transporter periplasmic adaptor subunit encodes MKKRFLLLFFIFAAVLGVLYATGELEGLIDRFREKDPNRIRLYGNVEIRQVLLGFRVPGRIEAIYREEGERVASGDLLGILDPVPYRIKRSEARGAMLQAKAALDKLHRGFRTEEVREAEARRNRVRASLDLAEKDYGRISNLFARKAVAKSDLDRAASQRSALRAELAAAENALALVREGYRREDIEAAEAAYETASARLAEAENALSDTELRSPAEGTILTRVSEPGTVVGAGQVVYALALERPIQVRAYIPEPQLGRVRVGMPARIVTDSSPEPIEGTLTFISPTAEFTPKQVQTEDLRTDLVYRARILVEDDRDGRLKNGMPVTVLMEAVSMESKEASEGTASR; translated from the coding sequence ATGAAAAAACGGTTTCTCCTTCTGTTTTTTATTTTCGCGGCCGTCCTCGGCGTACTTTACGCGACCGGGGAGCTCGAGGGGCTGATCGATCGCTTCCGCGAAAAGGACCCCAACCGGATAAGGCTCTACGGCAACGTAGAGATCCGGCAGGTGCTCCTGGGCTTTCGCGTCCCCGGCCGCATCGAGGCTATTTACCGCGAGGAGGGCGAGAGGGTGGCGTCCGGCGACCTGCTGGGCATTCTGGACCCCGTTCCCTACCGAATCAAGCGGTCGGAGGCCCGAGGGGCCATGCTCCAGGCGAAGGCGGCACTGGACAAGCTGCACCGTGGGTTCCGCACCGAGGAGGTCCGGGAGGCGGAGGCACGGCGCAACCGGGTCCGGGCCTCGCTGGACCTGGCCGAGAAGGACTATGGACGCATCTCCAACCTGTTCGCCCGGAAGGCCGTCGCCAAGAGCGATCTGGACCGGGCGGCGTCGCAGCGCAGCGCCCTGAGGGCGGAGCTCGCGGCGGCCGAGAACGCCCTGGCGTTGGTGCGCGAGGGCTACCGCAGGGAGGATATCGAGGCGGCCGAGGCAGCCTACGAGACTGCCAGCGCCCGGCTCGCGGAGGCCGAAAACGCCCTATCGGACACGGAGCTCCGTTCCCCGGCGGAGGGGACCATCCTGACCCGCGTCTCCGAGCCCGGGACCGTCGTGGGGGCGGGCCAGGTCGTCTACGCCCTGGCGCTCGAGCGGCCCATCCAGGTCCGGGCCTACATCCCGGAGCCGCAGCTCGGCCGGGTCCGGGTGGGGATGCCGGCACGCATCGTCACGGACTCGTCCCCCGAGCCCATCGAGGGCACGCTCACCTTCATCTCCCCGACGGCCGAGTTCACCCCCAAGCAGGTGCAGACCGAGGACCTGCGCACCGACCTGGTCTACCGCGCGCGGATCCTGGTGGAGGACGACAGGGACGGACGGCTCAAGAACGGGATGCCCGTCACCGTCCTGATGGAGGCCGTCTCGATGGAATCCAAAGAAGCCTCCGAGGGCACGGCGTCACGATGA
- a CDS encoding ATP-binding cassette domain-containing protein has translation MSPAEKRPPAERFSDSQVVVEGLVRTFGRRIALDGITARVAGGRITGLVGPDGAGKTTLLRLLCGLLTPTGGRVTVCGYDTAADADAIHERVGYMPQRFGLYEDLTVQENLSLYAELRSVPCEERAARYAELLAFTGLGPFTGRLAGRLSGGMKQKLGLACTLLSRPPVLLLDEPGVGVDPLARRELWRMVRELLAPDRIVVWSTAYLDEAEACDTVLLLNEGRLLYDGTPEELAKRVEGRVFLLSGAGGRRRKLIAPLMECKSTLDAVIQGSSVRVLTSDDGTELRGNLDALSREAGIVTASGAPAGLELGPTPPRFEDAFMQLLGGARRGSGAVAEFFGEKGTGGVSVEARHLTKRFGSFTAVDDVSFSIERGEIFGLLGPNGAGKSTTFKMMCGLLTPTEGSCSVSGLDFRMAPGAARAKLGYMAQKFSLYGDLTVLQNLRFFSGIYGLRGGAAVERVVETFDLRPYLSSRAGSLPLGFKQRLAMGCAVMHGPDVLFLDEPTSGVDPVTRREFWTCINSFALKGVTVMVTTHFMDEAEYCDRIALVYRGRTIASGPPDALKASVRTDERPDPTLEEAFIALIERQDAAGAAVPKP, from the coding sequence ATGAGCCCGGCCGAAAAGCGTCCGCCGGCGGAGCGCTTCTCGGACTCGCAGGTCGTCGTCGAGGGGCTGGTCCGCACCTTCGGCCGGCGCATCGCGCTGGACGGGATCACGGCGCGCGTCGCGGGGGGACGGATCACGGGCCTCGTCGGGCCGGACGGAGCGGGCAAGACGACGCTGCTGCGCCTGCTCTGCGGCCTGCTGACTCCCACCGGGGGGCGGGTCACGGTGTGCGGGTACGACACGGCGGCGGACGCTGACGCCATCCATGAACGGGTCGGCTACATGCCGCAGCGGTTTGGGCTCTACGAGGACCTGACGGTTCAGGAGAACCTGAGCCTGTACGCCGAGCTGCGCTCCGTGCCCTGCGAGGAGCGCGCCGCACGCTACGCGGAGCTCCTCGCCTTCACCGGGCTCGGCCCCTTCACGGGCCGGCTGGCGGGCCGGCTCTCCGGAGGGATGAAGCAGAAGCTGGGGCTGGCCTGCACGCTGCTCTCCCGGCCGCCCGTCCTGCTGCTGGACGAGCCGGGCGTGGGCGTGGACCCCCTGGCGCGGCGCGAGCTGTGGCGCATGGTGCGGGAGCTTCTGGCCCCGGACCGGATCGTCGTCTGGAGCACCGCCTATCTGGACGAGGCGGAGGCCTGCGACACGGTGCTGCTCCTCAACGAGGGTAGGCTGCTCTACGACGGGACGCCGGAGGAGCTGGCGAAGCGCGTCGAGGGCCGGGTCTTCCTGCTGAGCGGGGCCGGCGGGAGGCGCCGGAAGCTGATCGCCCCCCTGATGGAGTGCAAGAGCACCCTGGACGCCGTCATCCAGGGCTCGAGCGTACGGGTCCTGACGAGCGACGACGGCACGGAGCTGAGGGGGAACCTGGACGCCCTCTCCCGTGAGGCCGGGATCGTCACGGCGTCCGGGGCCCCGGCCGGGCTCGAGCTCGGGCCGACGCCGCCCCGCTTCGAGGACGCGTTCATGCAGCTTCTGGGCGGGGCCCGGCGCGGCAGCGGTGCGGTGGCGGAGTTCTTCGGGGAGAAGGGGACGGGCGGCGTCTCCGTGGAGGCGCGGCACCTGACGAAGCGGTTCGGGAGCTTCACGGCGGTGGACGACGTCTCCTTCTCTATCGAGCGGGGCGAGATCTTCGGCCTCCTGGGGCCCAACGGGGCCGGGAAGTCCACCACGTTCAAGATGATGTGCGGGCTGCTTACCCCCACGGAGGGCAGCTGCTCCGTGTCCGGCCTGGACTTCAGGATGGCGCCCGGCGCGGCGAGGGCGAAGCTGGGCTACATGGCACAGAAATTCTCGCTATATGGGGACCTGACCGTGCTGCAGAACCTGCGATTCTTCTCGGGCATCTACGGTCTGAGGGGCGGAGCGGCGGTGGAGCGCGTGGTCGAGACGTTCGACCTGAGGCCCTATCTCTCCTCCCGAGCGGGCTCGCTGCCCCTGGGCTTCAAGCAGCGCCTGGCTATGGGCTGCGCCGTGATGCACGGGCCGGACGTCCTGTTTCTGGACGAGCCGACGAGCGGCGTGGACCCCGTGACGCGGCGTGAGTTCTGGACCTGCATCAACAGCTTCGCGCTGAAGGGCGTCACCGTGATGGTGACGACGCACTTCATGGACGAGGCGGAGTACTGCGACCGCATCGCGCTGGTCTACCGCGGCAGGACCATAGCCTCCGGTCCCCCCGACGCGCTCAAGGCCTCCGTGCGGACGGACGAGCGCCCCGACCCCACCCTGGAGGAGGCGTTCATCGCCCTGATCGAGCGTCAGGACGCGGCGGGGGCCGCCGTCCCGAAGCCGTGA